The DNA sequence TATATAACATATGATTATGTGGATAAGATCGTTTAAGTATTGAAATACCTAACTTTATTTGATACGATAACTGTGTTTTACTTTGTGGAATTCTTTTCTGGGAAATATATTATCCACAATTGTTGATAATCTGTGGACAAAGATTTCCCCTACTCTAGAACAACCTTTATCCACAACTTGTGGTTATGTGTATGAACTCCTTTTTAATTATAAAATATATATTTTATAGCTCTGTTTCCTATTAACCATCTAACAGAGCCTTTCTTTTTTCGTAAGCAGGAAAGTTTGCATTTGTAAGGAAATTCACATAAAAAGAGACTCTCAACTAATCTTTGTTAGTATGAGCTTTGTCATTTAAATATACGAATCGAATGTGAAATGAATTAATGAAAGGAAGAAAGAGCTTGGAACATTTAGAAAACCTATGGAATGCCGTCCTTGCCCAAGCTGAACAGAAAATCTCGAAACCGAGCTTTGATACTTGGCTGAAATCAACAAAACTTCTTGCACATAGTGGCACAAAAGTGACGATTTCCGCGCCTAACTCTTTTGCCCGCGATTGGCTTGAACAATACTACATCCATATGATTACAGGAATATTAAACGAGTTAACTGGAGAGGATCTAGTCATTAATTTTGTTGTCCAGAAAGATCAGGCCGCAGATGACTTTGAACTACCGCCCCCAATTACTCAAGCAAAATCAAGTGAACACCATGACATTACCCCAGGTATGCTCAATCCAAAGTACACATTTGATACATTCGTTATTGGTTCCGGTAACCGCTTTGCCCATGCAGCGAGCTTAGCAGTAGCAGAGGCACCTGCAAAAGCTTACAACCCGTTCTTTATTTATGGGGGGGTAGGTTTAGGAAAAACTCACTTAATGCATGCAATTGGACATTATGTAAAAGAACATAATCCGACAGCAAATGTCGTCTATTTATCATCTGAAAAATTCACAAATGAGTTTATTAACTCGATTCGTGATAATAAAACAATCGATTTTCGAAATAAATACCGCAATGTTGATGTACTGCTAATAGATGATATTCAATTTTTGGCTGGTAAGGAATCGACACAAGAGGAATTCTTCCATACATTCAATACACTGCATGAAGAATCAAAGCAGATTGTCATCTCAAGTGACCGTCCTCCAAAGGAAATTCCAACTTTAGAGGATCGTTTGCGTTCACGCTTTGAATGGGGATTAATTACTGATATTGCACCACCTGATTTAGAAACACGTATTGCGATTTTACGTAAAAAAGCAAAAGCAGATGGACTTGATATTCCGAATGAAGTCATGCTTTATATTGCCAACCAAGTTGATACGAATATTCGTGAACTTGAGGGGGCATTGATCCGCGTTGTGGCCTATTCATCTTTAGTAAATATGGATGTTTCGCCTGAACTTGCTGCTGAAGCTTTAAAAGATATTATGCCAAATTCAAAACCACGCATGATTTCTATTTTGGATATTCAAACAGCAACTGGAGAGCATTTTAATATTCGACTGGAAGACTTTTCGGCAAAACGCCGTACAAAATCCATTGCCTTTCCAAGACAAGTTGCGATGTACTTATCTCGTGAGTTAACCGATTTTTCTTTGCCGAAAATTGGTGAAGAGTTTGGAGGCCGTGATCATACAACAGTAATCCATGCCCATGAGAAAATCTCTTCTTTACTTAAAACAGATCAGCAGCTTCAGCAGGATATTAAACAAATTCGTAGTATGTTAGGTAAATAAACTCTGTGTATAACTTTATCTTTTTCACACAAGACTATTCACAACTTATCAACATGTGGATAGCGCTCTCTACCTGTGCAAAATAGGGGTTATCCACAAATTCACAGGCCCTATTACTATATCTATTAATATCTTTAAATAAATAATTAATTATATAAGAGAGGTAAACTAATGAAATTTACTATTTTACGTGATCGTCTTTTAGCAGGATTAAACGATGTAATGAAAGCTGTAAGTTCTAAAACGACAATCCCTATTTTAACGGGGATTAAAATTGATGTTACAAACGAAGGTATGACGTTAACTGGTAGTGATGCAGACATTACAATCCAGACATTCATTCCTGTAGAAGAAAATGGCGAACAAATTATGGATATTACACAAACAGGCTCTATTGTGCTACAAGCTCGTATGTACAATGAAATTATCCGTAAATTGCCTACTAATGAAGTAGAAATCGAAATTACAAACGGCTATGCAACAATCATCCGATCAGGAAAGTCAGAGTTCCACCTTATCGGCTCAGATGCAACGGAATATCCACAGTTACCTGAAATTGCTGCTGACCGCCAATTTACGATTCCAACAGATTTATTAAAGTCAGTTATTAGAGAAACTGTATTTGCTGTAGCGACATCGGAAAGTCGTCCGGTGTTGACAGGTGTAAACTGGAAAGTTGAAGGTGATGCATTAATATGCGTTGCAACGGATAGTCACCGATTAGCACGTCGCAAAGTGAATCTTGAAAATTTACCAAATGATATTACTTCAGTCGTAATTCCAGGTAAAAGCTTAAATGAATTGAACAAAATTTTAGAAGACACAAATAATCCTGTACAAATCGTACTGACAAACCAGC is a window from the Solibacillus isronensis genome containing:
- the dnaA gene encoding chromosomal replication initiator protein DnaA, which produces MEHLENLWNAVLAQAEQKISKPSFDTWLKSTKLLAHSGTKVTISAPNSFARDWLEQYYIHMITGILNELTGEDLVINFVVQKDQAADDFELPPPITQAKSSEHHDITPGMLNPKYTFDTFVIGSGNRFAHAASLAVAEAPAKAYNPFFIYGGVGLGKTHLMHAIGHYVKEHNPTANVVYLSSEKFTNEFINSIRDNKTIDFRNKYRNVDVLLIDDIQFLAGKESTQEEFFHTFNTLHEESKQIVISSDRPPKEIPTLEDRLRSRFEWGLITDIAPPDLETRIAILRKKAKADGLDIPNEVMLYIANQVDTNIRELEGALIRVVAYSSLVNMDVSPELAAEALKDIMPNSKPRMISILDIQTATGEHFNIRLEDFSAKRRTKSIAFPRQVAMYLSRELTDFSLPKIGEEFGGRDHTTVIHAHEKISSLLKTDQQLQQDIKQIRSMLGK
- the dnaN gene encoding DNA polymerase III subunit beta, with the translated sequence MKFTILRDRLLAGLNDVMKAVSSKTTIPILTGIKIDVTNEGMTLTGSDADITIQTFIPVEENGEQIMDITQTGSIVLQARMYNEIIRKLPTNEVEIEITNGYATIIRSGKSEFHLIGSDATEYPQLPEIAADRQFTIPTDLLKSVIRETVFAVATSESRPVLTGVNWKVEGDALICVATDSHRLARRKVNLENLPNDITSVVIPGKSLNELNKILEDTNNPVQIVLTNQHVLFKTDDVLFFSRLLEGNYPDTSRLIPEEFKTMITINGKSLLQAIDRASLLAREDRNNVVRFETLENQTVEISSNSPEIGKVEEQIQVESLEGETLKISFSAKYMMEALKAIDGQDVVIEFTGAMRPFILRSVADDAILQLILPVRTY